DNA from Prosthecobacter vanneervenii:
GGCCATCTGGTGAACAAAGCCGATCCGAAGTCCAAGTTTGACCATAACACGACCGCTGAGGAACGCGCTCCGGTGAAGGCCAAGCTCAAGGAGCTGGGACTCACCCCCGTGGGCTACGGCGTGGTGCGCCTGGCCAACAATGAGGCTGAGTGCCGCAAGATCTTTGACTTCTGCAAGGACATGGGAGTCGGAATCGTGGTCAGCGAGCCAGCGGAAGATGCCTTCGATCTCATCGAGAAACTGGTGAAGGAATACGACATCAAGATGGCGATCCACAACCATCCGAAAAAGCCGCTGGACCGCAGCTACCGCTACTGGGACCCCGAGTATGTGCTCAGCCTGGTGAAGGACCGCGATCCTCGCATGGGCTCCTGCGCCGACATCGGCCACTGGGTGCGCTCCGGCGTGAAGCCCACCGATGCCATCCGGATCCTCAAAGGCCGCATCTTTGACAGCCATGTGAAGGATCTGGAAGCCTTTGGCGTGCGCGAGGCCAAGGACATGATCTGGGGCACCGGCAAGTCTGACATCCCCGCCGTGCTGAACCTCTTTGCCGAACAGGGCTTTTACGGACCGCTGGATGCCGAGTGGGAAAAGGACTGGGAAACCAGCCAGCCTGACGTGACCAAGTGCCTGGAGTTTGTGAAAAATTTCAAGCCGACCACGGCCGCCAAGTAATCCGAATTCAGAAATCAAAATCGCTGCGCCGGAGGATCACGCATCCTTCGGCGTTTTTCTTTTGGGTCACGGGTTCGAGGCTTTCACCTCATCGACCCAGAGCTTTCTGCCCTGGCCCACGAGGTAAACGAGACGTGACTTCGCCACATCAAACACTGTCCCTTTTGCCTCAAGCTTCTGCGAGTCGTTTACCGTCACGGTCACATTGTTGCCTCTGAGAGCGACATCCAGCTTGATCCATTCGCCGGGCTTGGCCTGCAGCGGTGCGGTAGCCAGACGCTCGGTGCGGTAGTAAGCCGGATCAGCCAGCTGCTCAGGCGTGGGCGGTGGTACTTTTTTGCCTTCCTTGGCCAGTGCGGCACGCAGCTTTCCGTGCTCGATGTGCGACTGCGGCGAGCCGCGGTCCTGCGCGATGGCGAGCGTATTGCCATAGATGGAAACCCGCAGCAGATGCGCGGAGCCGCCAAAAGCGGATTCACCGTCCACGAGGATCAGGCAGTTGCCTTTTTCATCCAGCTTCACCTTGCAGTTCAGGTCCAGATCGCGGCCAGAGAGCGGCGCAAATGCCGCCGGGCCATGGTCATCATCCTTGGCACAGACGCCTTGCAGCACGCCTTCCCGCACCGTCCATGAATTGGCTCGACCGCCAGTGGTCCAGCCTTTGGGCAGTGCGGCGGCGGAGAAATCTTCATGAAGAAGTTCACCGGCAATGACGGAGGAGCAAAACAACAGAGGGAGCAGAAGAAGGCGCATTCATTTGAAACGATGGATTCACCGTGCCTTTTGCGCCTGTCTTGTGAATCGCTTCACTGCTTCGCTTCCAGCATTGACCGGGCTCCGTCCTCCATCATGATTCACGGTGTGAACACCCGTGCTCTTCTTGTTTCTCTCCTTTTGCTTTTGGCCAACGCCAGCCTTGGCCGCGCCGATCAGTTTGTGCTGTTCGATGTCACCTTCACTTTCACTCAAGAGGACGCCCTCACCTCGAAGCCCAGCCAGTCGCACTATTACGTGAAAAGCGACCGACTGAATCCGTCGCGCCCCAAAGACTGGACCTCGCCTGTGGATTACAGAAACGGTACAGTGCACCTGCGTCTGGAGGTTCTCGAAAAGCCAGCGGGAGATCAGCCCACCTCCTGGAGTGTTTGCTACATCCCTTACAAGGGGCAGAACCACGGCTATGGCTGCATCGGCACCGGGCCCTACACCACCACTGGCGTGCATGAGAAGGACCTTTCCATGACCACCTTCTGGCAGAACAACGACATCCTCTGGGACCAGGGCATCAAAGAAATGCACCTCGTGCTGAAGGACGATCACAACCTGCACGCCCACAAGCGCCCTGATCCCGAGAAGTTCTTTCCCACCAAGGTGCGCATGACGCTGATCCAGGTGTCCAAAGGCGCCACGTATGATCCGAAGCTGGTGCCTGAGCTGCAAGCAGCCAGCTCACGTTGAGCAAGGATTATCAGCCCCTGCTTTCCTGCTCCCTGAGCTGCCGTGCCTTGCGCACCAGCAGTGCCAGCGGCAGGAACCAGACAAGGTTGAGAAGAGCCGCATACTTCACGGCCCATCGGGCAAACTGGAAGAAGGGACTCGACTTCATCGCAGCCTTGGCCACGGCATCGTTCACATGCTGCGCCACTGCCACCTCTCCCCAGGCATAGTGATGAGCTGCGGCAAGGCCGCCCTGCGCGGCCTCCCAGGCCACGACGCAGCCCCCATAGGCCTGCCAGCCAAGCGCACAGCCACCAATGGCCCACAGGCCAATCCCGAGGCCACCCCAGCATGCAGCTCCCACCGCCAGACCACCCAGTGAGATCAATCCCAGCGAGCAGGCCCCCACACTGATCGGAGCGATGGTGCAGGCACCGAAGGCACCGATCACACCCACGGCAAAATCCCCCATGGCAAACCATGCCTTCACAGGGCGGATGGGCTGGCCACGCTTTCTGCCCAGCCGCATGTGCACAAGTGGCAGGCCGAGAAACGTGAGTCTGCTGCGATATTCGAGGTGCGGCACACCCCATTTTCCCACGGGCAGACTGGCCGCCTCTGCTATCGCAGCTTCTGCGGACGCCACTTTTCGGCTCTGCCGCAGCGCCCATGTGATACCTCCGGCACAAAAGAGGACACATCCCGCCACCATGCCCGTCAGCAGTGTGACATACGCGGCTGGATGCTGGAGAGCAAGCCACCTGCCATACACTATCAGCGCCACGGTGTAAGCGCAGAAAAACAGGATCGCCGCCAGGATCACCCGGAAGAATTTTTTGATCATTCTCTGCTCCTCCATGGAGCGTGCGCTGTCCATGCTGACCTTGTAGCCAACGCCTGCCGCCACAAAGGCCAGCAGCGGACTCAGCACCCCGTTTAGCAGGGCCAAGACCAGCGGTTTTCCACTCGCGCCGCCTTTGGCCAGCGTCATCCCGGCAGTAGCCGCTGAGGCAGACGTGGTGGCCAGCGGCAGAGCTGCCATAACGCAGCAGGTAAAGGCGGCCGTAGGCATGCTTTGTCGCAGGGTGTTGCCCAGCCTGCGTTCCACCTGCTCTGCCAGCATGGCGCGGCCACGCGCCAGCCGCTGCTTCACTGCGTCCTCGGAAATATCCAGAGACTCGGCCACTGCCGCCACGGATTCATTCTGGCGGTAGAAGAGCACCATGGGCTCGCGATAGGTCTCGGGCAGCGTTTGCAGCGTCCGCCAGAGCAGTGCACTCTCCTGCTCCTGGATCGCGCTTTCATCTGGTGCTGGTTCGGCGGATGCGGGATGTGTCGCGTCATCAATCTCGGCGGCCATCGCAGTGGGAGTGCGCTGCTGGCGGCGGTGGAAATTGTTGATCACATGACGTGCTATTCCGCAGAGCCAGCCACGGATGTTGCCCCTCTCGCGCAGGTTGCGGAGCTGCTGCCAGGCGGTGATGAAGGTCTCCTGCGCCAGGTCTTCGCTCACATGCACATTGCCACACGCGCTATAGGCCAGGCCACAGATGAGTGACTGGTGGCGCTCCACCAGACTGCCGAAGGCGCGGGTATCGCCCTGCAGGCTGAGTTCCACGAGCTGGGCATCGTCTGAAGTTCGGGGGATGAGAGTTGCAGTATTCATGACACCCTCCAGTGGCCGCCGACTGCGCGGTGGTGACAAAAAATGATGCGCTTTTTTGCCCCGGCGTCAAACAACCGCCCGCTGCTGCAGCCACTCGATGCGCCGCGCCAGCTTCTCCTGACGGTCGGCATTAGGATTGGGGTAGAGAATGGGATACCAGGCGGTGATGACCGCAGCACGGGCGATGAGGCACTGCTGCAGTGTCCCGGCATCAATGACTCCGCCGGCTTCGCAATAGGCGTCGCAGATCTTTTTCACGGTATCGTGGTCTTGCTCCAGGATCTGCGCATTCCAGATGATGGAGGCTACATCCCACTCTACCGGACCTGAGAAAGTGTCCTCCCAGTCAGTCCAGAGCAGACCGCGAGTGGTATTCATGAGATTGCCCATGTGGGCATCTCCATGCAGCGGCTGGTGGGGACGCTGGTTTAGCGCCTCGATAGAATGCGTCAGGTGATCCCGCAGCATCTGCTGAACGTCCTGCGCGAACAGCTCCCTATCGTGCAAGATGGCTAGACTTTCAGTGATGATGGCCAGATGCGGCAGCGGCTCGGCAAAGCGGCTCATGATGTCGTGGCACTGGCGGAGCGTACGACCGATTTCCTGCGGATCGGGCTCGGTATCGATGCGGGTGACGAACTGCCAGAAGTTCATCGGATATCCCAGGTGCTCGTGCGGGCCGGGGGGCAGCTCCGCATGCAGGGGGATCACCGGAGCACCATTCGCGGTGAGATGATGCGCGATGGCATTTTCCCGCGCAAACCACTCCGTGCCCTGGCGCGGGCCGCCGGTGTCCTGCACCACACGTGCGACCAGTGTCCCTGTGAGGCGCAGCACGAGTGTGCTGCTGTTTTGCAGGATGTCGCAGCGGTCTGGCGTGATGCCATGGGCGATGGCGGTCTCAGTGGCGGCGCGGATGGGAAGAGCTGTCTCAGTCATGAATGATGCAAGAGGCTAGCACTCAACCCACCCATTCGCACGATTTCACGCGGGCTCCCGCCGTTGTTGCCGCCCAACGCACGCGCCATCCAGCGATCTCCGTGGCGTATTCCCGGGCATCGTCCTCGTGGTAGGCGGGCTGGGGTTGCAGGGCGAGTGATTCGTCGATGATCAGGCGCACATCATCTGGCACCCGGCTTTCGCAGTCCCACTGAACCGGCAGGCGCTGCGGAGCCACGTCTGCAAAGCCGCTGCGCGCCTCCGGGATGGAGTCGGCGTAGCGGATGTAGGGCTTGATATCGAGAATCGGGGTGCCATCCACCAAGTCCACACCGGATACAAAGAGTCGTGGGCCGGTGGTGCCTTCCAGCTCCACGCGGTCGAGCTTCACCACGCTCAAGGTCAGCCGGTTGGGGCGAAAGGGAGAGCGGGTGGCGAAGACACCGCGCTTTTGATTTCCACCCAGCCGGGGAGGGCGCACGGTCAGAGATGTCGGCTCCTCCTGCACCAGATGAAACTGCGTGATGAGCCATAGGTGGCTGAACTCCTCGATGCCACGCACCGCCTCGGCGCGGCGGTAGGCGGGCTCAAACTCGATGATGCCCCACGCACTGGGCACCAACCCGGGCTGGCGTGGCACGCCAAACTTGTCGGTGTAGCACGTGCGCAGCGTGGCGATGACATTGAGGGAAATCATGAGCCGAAAAGAGCGTGCGCTTTCCAGCACGCATCCATTTTCTTCAGCGATTGCTGAAAGCGGCAGGTACAGCATGTTGTCTTAACCATGACCATGTCTGCCAAACGACTGCTTCCAGCCCTGCTGCTTCTCGCCGCCACCGCACATGCGGAAAAAATGAGCTGGCTGGAGAATGACCGCATCAAGCTCGGAGTGGATCTCGACCTGGGTGGAGCGATCACTTTTCTGGCCAGCACGAAGGATGGTGCGAATGTGATCAACAACTACGACCTCGGGCGGCAGGTGCAGCTTTCGTTTTTCTCCGGCCCGGTGCCGTTTGAGGCCAATGGGCAGAAGCCCGCCGAGCACTGGCGGCACATCGGGTGGAATCCGATTCAAACCGGCGACGACTTTAAAAACGCCAGCCGCATCCTGGCTCATGAAAACGATGGCAAGCACATCCACCTGAGCTGTGTGCCCCTGCAATGGCCGCTGAACAACGTGCCGGGGGAGTGCACCTTTGACTCCTGGCTGGAGCTGGACGGAGCTGTGGTGAAGGCACGTGCGCGGATCACCAACACACGCAGCGACCACACGCAGTATGCGGCGCGACTGCAGGAGCTGCCTGCCGTGTATGCGAATGCCGCCTTTCCGCGCGTGGTCAGCTACACTGGCACCAAACCGTTCACCGACGAAGCTTTCTCCGTGATGCCGAAGTCTCAGACCAAGCATCCATGGACCCTCTGGACGGGGACAGAAGGCTGGGCCGCGCTGCTGGATGACAAAGACTACGGCCTTGGCCTCGTCACGCCGGGGCGAGTGCATTTCACCGGCGGCTTTGCGGGAAAGCCGGGCCCGAATGACACGCATGGAAACAGCACAGGCTATCTGGCAGGCCAGGGGCAGGAGATTCTGGACCACAACATCGAGTATGAATTTCGCTACGAGCTCGTGCTCGGCACCGTGCAAGAGATCCGCGAGCGCGCCGCCACACATCGCACACCGGGAACGCCTGCGTGGATTTTCTCCGCAGACCGTCAGGGCTGGCACTACCAGAATGCCCAGGACACCGGCTGGCCAGTGAAGGACCACCTGCAGGTCCTGCTGGAGCAGGATGATCCGCAGCTCATCAGTCCGCTGACGTTCTGGCAGGCGGCAGAAGCACCTGCACTGGTCATCGATGCCGCCTTTCATACCAGCCAAAAGCAGGGTGTGGTGATGCTGCAACCTCACGGCGCGAAGAGCTATGACCCGAAGACCGCCGCCACTTTTCCGTTGGTCGCTGATGGTGAGTTTCACCGCCATGTCATTCCATTGTCCTCGATCCCTGCCTACTCCGGAGCCATGGTGCGCCTGCGGATTGATCCGGTGGGCAGCGGTGAAGCCGGTGCATGGATGAAGGTGCGCAGCGTGCGGCTGGCGGCCTCGCCGGAGTGAAGAGAAGCAAACATTTCACAAGAGACGGCCTGCTGAAGCGTTTAGTCGCACATGCACCGTACTCTTTTCTGCCTCCTTTCGCTCGCCATCACCCTGCCCCTCGCAGCCGAGGACAAGGCACCTGCCCCGCCTGAAGGTTTCACTCCCATTTTCAATGGCAAAGACCTCAGCGGCTGGAGCGGCGGCAGCACCTGGTGGTCGGTCGAAGACGGCTGTCTGACCGGTGTCACCGACGGAAAGCTCGACTTCAACCGCTTCATCACCTGGAAGGAGGGGAAGGTGAAAAACTTCGAGCTTCGCGTGAAGGTGAAAGTCACCAAAGGCGGCAACAGCGGCCTGCAGTATCGCGGTCAGGAACGCCCCGATCTCGGCGAGTGGGTCGTCACAGGGTATCAGTGCGATGTGGTGCCTGACAAAGACGACTACAACGGCATGCTCTACGAGGAGCGCGGCCGCCGCATTCTTGCCCACACCGGGGAGAAGGTCATCATCGACACCCAGGCCCAGCCCTGGGTGGTGGGCAAGCTGCCGATTCAAAGCTTTCCCTCCGAGCAGTGGCATGACTACCGAGTGCTGGTGGAAGGGAATCATCACCAGCACTGGATCGACGGTGTGCAGACGGTGGATGTGATCGACCTCGATGAAAAAGGCCGTGCGCTCGAAGGCGTCATCGCCGTGCAGGTGCATCGTGGTCCGCCCATGAAGATCCAGTACAAGGACTTCCTGCTCAAGCATCTTCCTGACGATCTCCCCCTTGTCACGCCAGCCCAGGCCCCGGTGCCGACCGATGCTGTCAAAGTGGTGCCTCAAGGTGGACCGCCCAAGAAGGCGGCCAAGTAAGCACTCGAGAGATCACTTCGCGCCGTAGGCGCTGGTCAGATAGTCGATCAGCGCCGCATTGTCCTCGGGCAGCGGCGCCGCGTACTTTTCCTTCATCTTCTTCACCGTCGCCTCCCAGAACTTGCGGGGAAGAGGCGGCTGGGTGGTGACATATTCGGTGGAGTGGCAGGTGATGCAGAGGCTCTGCGCCAGTTCGGCACCCGTACCGGGCTTGTAGGTGCCGGTTTCCACCGGCCACACAAAGCTGGAAAAGTCAGGCTCACCAGCAACAGCGGCCTTGTCTGCGGAAAAAACGCAGGCGGCACTGGCCACAGTGAAGAGCAGGCAGAGAAAAGTCTTGTTCATAATGCTGCGGAAAAAGGTGATGCGTGAATGATCATGCCACTGTCACATGGGTGGTCTCCACCACATTGCGCATGTAGCCCTGAGGATTCCACAGCGGTTCCATGGCCTGGCTCTCGCCAATGCGGTTCACCGCACGCACTTTCAGTTCGCAGGGGCCTTTCTTTTGCGGCTTCCAGGCGAATGTCCAAGGACGAAAAGAGTAGCGGCCCAGATCCTTGCCCAGTTCGGCCGACTGCCAGGTGCGGCCGCCGTCGTCGGACACCGCCACTTCGGTGATGCCTGCACCGTGATCAAAGGCGATGCCGCTGAGCTGTGTGACGACACCGGCCTGCACCTGCGCACCGTCCAGATGGCTGGTGAGGAAGGAACGCACTTTGAAGCGGGTGATGGGCACCGTGCTCGTGGGTGTGGTGCCCGGCTCCACACATCCGCCGGGCGTGGTGGCGATGCGGTAGCCCGTGGCCATGAAAAATCCGTCAAACACGTCCTTCACCACATTCAGCTCGTTGAGGTGCTTCACCCAGTAGGTGCCGTAGTAGCCTGGCACCACGAGGCGCAGGGGGTAGCCGTTCAGCAGCGGCAGCGGTTCACCGTTCATTTCATAGGCCAGGAGGATCTCGCCATCCAAGGCGTGATCCATTTCCAAGGCTTTGATGAAGTCCGGCGTCTGTGGCAGCACGGGAGTGTCCAGACCATTGCACACCACTTGTTTTGCTCCAGCCTGCACGCCGGCCTTGGCCAGCACATCTTTCAGCCGCACGCCTCGCCAGCGGGCATTGCCCATGGCGCCGTTGCCCAGCTGGCCGCCGCCCACGCGTGGCTGGAAAAAGCCACGGCTGTTTCCTGAGCACTGGTTCACCGCCACCACCTCGACCTGCTCATACTGCGTCTTGAGATCCTTGAGGGAAAGCTGCAGCGGCTTGTCCACCAGGCCCTTCACCTCCAGGCGGAAGGCGGCCGCATCCACGCTGCGCGGGACATTGGCCAGATGGTAACGCACGAAAAAGGCGTCGTTCGGTGTGATGACCTCTTTAAAGACCTCCATCGGAGTCTCGAGCTGCGGAGGGCGTGTGGTCAGCAGGATGAGCGGACGCTTCTGCGGGAACTGCATCATCTGGCGCTCTCCATTGGCAAAGGGCAGCGTGACCTTGCCAGCAGCCCCCGCTCTCCCCAGCCCCAATCCGGCCACTGCCGCACTGGCCTGCGAGAGAAACTGACGACGGGAGGAGCGGGCGTTTTGAATCATGGCGGCTGGCAGATGAAAAGAGTGACGCAGCTCTGAAGAACGGTCAATTCAGCAGCGTGCTAGAAACCAACGGTCCGCACGCCTGAAATTCTATCAGCCAACAAGGCTCCAAGTCAGCTCCAGACTGAGCCCCACGGGCAGAGGGGTCACAGGACCGGCGGGCGTTTCCAGCAGCTCCATTTTTTGCGGGGCTTTTTCCATGGTGAATTTCTGCTGCGAAGCTGGGAAGCCGTAGAACGCAGGTCCATTCAGGCAGAGGAAATGCTCAAACATCGCCTGTCCCACCGCCGTGCTGAAATCCACGCCCGCTTCTTCAAACGCCATCGCATAGAGCTGCGGTGCGCAGCCGCCGGTGAAGCAGCCTGCTGCACAGCCGCAGGCGGTGGCCTTGGTGGTATGCGGAGCGCTGTCTGTGCCAGCAAAGAACTTTGCCTGCCCAGCTCGCGTCACGGCTTGGCGAAGCGCGGCGCGATCATCTTGAAACTTCACAATCGGCAGGCAGTAGAGGTGATATTTCAGCCCCTGGATCAGATGCCCCAGGGTGTAGAGCAGGTGCTGCGGTGTGATCGTCGCCCCCACATGCTCCGGTGCCGCCGCCACAAACTCCGCCGCCGTTCGTGTGGTGATGTGCTCGCACACAATCCTCAGCCTCGGATGCGCCTCCAGCAGGCGCGGCATGCGCTCCGTGTAGAACCGGGTCTCTGCATTCTGCTGGGCGTCGATGTAGTCCGGGCCGCTCAGCGCATGCTGCTCGCCGTGGATGCAGAGCACGATGCCGTGATCTTCCATCGCACGAAGTACCTCGCTGCCGATCAGGTCGTCCATCGGCATGCCGTGCTCGGAGTTCGTGGTGCCGTGCGGCGGGTAGTATTTGCAGGCCCTCAGCAGTCCCGAAGCAGCGCCTTCAGCGATCATCGCCGTCGTGGTCTGGCGCGTGAGATAGAGCGGCACGATGAGCTGCTCAAAGCTGGCAGCCCCTGCGGCGCGCAGCTCCGCCGAGTACCCCTCGATGGACCAGGCATCCGCCTGCGCAGGGCCGGACACCCGAGCCACTGGTGGCTGGGTATTGGGCATGGCCAGCGCGCCTGCGCAGCCCATATCCAGATGCGCCTTCACATAAGCCGCCATGGCCGGGCCCTGGCGGAAGTGGGTGTGCAGATCAAACCATTTAGGAAGAGTGATTGTCATGGTCTTCCCATAGCGTGAGGTCTGAAGGTGGCAAGAAAGGAGCGCAAACACCTCGGATCTCTTCTCGGCGGTTTGGCGTGACTTCATGAGGGGAATGTGGCAAACACATGGCTGAAATTTAGCTCCGCTGAATCCAACCTTGTTTCCTCTCATGAAATCACAGCCCGTTTCCCGCCGCTCCTTCCTTGGCACCGCAATCGCCGCCGCCACCGGCTTCACGCTTCCTCGTTTTGCTTCTGCCGCTGAGAAGCCGAACTCCGTCTTCAACGGCGTGCGCATCGGCTGCATCACCTACAGCTACCGCAGCATGGCCAAGACGGCTGAGGAGACGCTCAAGGCACTGCTCGATGACGGCCTCAGCGAGACCGAGCTCATGGGCGGGCCGACCCAGCTTTACGCAGGCCTCAAAGGTGGCAAGATCACCGACGCCGAGCGTGAGCAGCAGCTGGCCAAGTGCGCCGAAATGCGGAAGATGTACAATGACGCCGGCGTGAACATCCACATCCACAAGATGGGCTTCGGCCAGTCGGATGAGGAAATCGAGTTTAACTTCCTCGTGGCCAAGGCGCTGGGCTGCACTGCCGTGACCACCGAGCGCAATGCCATCCTGGCCGCGCGCGTCGCCCCGTTTGCGGACAAGCACAAGATCTGGGTCGGCTTTCACAACCACACCAACAATCTGCCGGAGATGGACAAGTTCGACTCCATCCTGGAACTCGGCCAGTACATCGGGCTGAACTTGGACATCGGCCACTACGTCGCGGGCACCAAGGGCAAATCCCCCATCCCCGTGCTGGAGAAGTACCACGATCGCATCACCAACCTGCACCTCAAGGACCGCACCGCCGACGGCGGCAACGTGCCTTGGGGCACAGGCCAGACCCCGATCAAGGAAGTGCTGCAGCTCATGAAGAAAGAGAAGTGGACCTTCCCCGCCGAGATCGAGCTGGAATACAAGATCCCTGAGGGCTCTGATGCCATCGCTGAGGTGAAGAAGTGCGTGCAGTATTGCAAAGAGGCGCTGGCGTAAGCAAGCCTTGCTCCTTTCAGGAAGTCACGGCCTCGGAGCTGCTTGATGCGGCTCCGAGGCCTGTTGTATTGGAGAACGCCGAAAGGGGCAACGCGGCGAGACGCCCGGTCACGGAATCTTGAGCAGCTCCTGTTCCGTCCAGGAATCGGTGCGTTTCCCTTCCTTTTCGCGAACCGCTTTGAGAAAATCCGGTGAGATGGGGTCCGAACCGTGCTCCCACTCACGCCGGAGATAAGTGAGGATGGCCGCCAGAGGTTCATCGCCCAAAGCACCCAGCGGAGGCATGTCGAGCTGGTAACGCCTCTTTTTGACCGTGATGTAGCCGCGCACGCCGTGGAGGACGATTCGACTGAGCCGTTCGGGCGAGCCATTGACCCATTCGGAATCAATCAGCGGTGGGGCGATGCCATCGAGGCCTGAACCACTTGGCTGATGGCAGCCGGCGCAGATGCCGGAGTACAGCGCCTTGCCCATCTCAAAACGGCTCAGCTCATCCGCCGTCAGCGGGCGCGGCGGCTTGAACCCTGCGGGCGCAGGCTTGCCCGGCCAGGTCAGCATGTCCGCCACCTTTTCGGTGCCGGGAGTGTCGAGAAAAGCAGGTCTGGCTTCGAGCTTTACCTTCCGCCGTGTGAAGTCCGCCGCATTGGCGGTGAAGCCGGCGAGCAGCGTTTTGCGAGGCGTGGCCCCGGCCTTTTCCGCGAGCGCCAGGAGCCGTGAGACACGGGCTGGATTGCGTTCGCTGGCCACACAGCCCGCCAGGCTTGGGATCAGATGCTTGCCGCTTCCACTGGCAAGGCAATGCTCCAGCAGTTCCAGCTCGCGGCCTTTGACCCCGCTGAGGATGGCGTCGGTCAGATAGGGGTGATCGGGCACGCGGCTGGCCATCGCCGCCATGGCCTGATCGGCCGCCGAGTCCTGGCACTCGCCAAGCGTCA
Protein-coding regions in this window:
- a CDS encoding sugar phosphate isomerase/epimerase family protein; translated protein: MIRTTFLSLVLGTASLAIAAEPLPESAKVGQFYAGCQAYTFKSFDLMTALEKIAACGGKTVEFFPGHLVNKADPKSKFDHNTTAEERAPVKAKLKELGLTPVGYGVVRLANNEAECRKIFDFCKDMGVGIVVSEPAEDAFDLIEKLVKEYDIKMAIHNHPKKPLDRSYRYWDPEYVLSLVKDRDPRMGSCADIGHWVRSGVKPTDAIRILKGRIFDSHVKDLEAFGVREAKDMIWGTGKSDIPAVLNLFAEQGFYGPLDAEWEKDWETSQPDVTKCLEFVKNFKPTTAAK
- a CDS encoding family 16 glycoside hydrolase; the protein is MRLLLLPLLFCSSVIAGELLHEDFSAAALPKGWTTGGRANSWTVREGVLQGVCAKDDDHGPAAFAPLSGRDLDLNCKVKLDEKGNCLILVDGESAFGGSAHLLRVSIYGNTLAIAQDRGSPQSHIEHGKLRAALAKEGKKVPPPTPEQLADPAYYRTERLATAPLQAKPGEWIKLDVALRGNNVTVTVNDSQKLEAKGTVFDVAKSRLVYLVGQGRKLWVDEVKASNP
- a CDS encoding RNA polymerase sigma factor, giving the protein MNTATLIPRTSDDAQLVELSLQGDTRAFGSLVERHQSLICGLAYSACGNVHVSEDLAQETFITAWQQLRNLRERGNIRGWLCGIARHVINNFHRRQQRTPTAMAAEIDDATHPASAEPAPDESAIQEQESALLWRTLQTLPETYREPMVLFYRQNESVAAVAESLDISEDAVKQRLARGRAMLAEQVERRLGNTLRQSMPTAAFTCCVMAALPLATTSASAATAGMTLAKGGASGKPLVLALLNGVLSPLLAFVAAGVGYKVSMDSARSMEEQRMIKKFFRVILAAILFFCAYTVALIVYGRWLALQHPAAYVTLLTGMVAGCVLFCAGGITWALRQSRKVASAEAAIAEAASLPVGKWGVPHLEYRSRLTFLGLPLVHMRLGRKRGQPIRPVKAWFAMGDFAVGVIGAFGACTIAPISVGACSLGLISLGGLAVGAACWGGLGIGLWAIGGCALGWQAYGGCVVAWEAAQGGLAAAHHYAWGEVAVAQHVNDAVAKAAMKSSPFFQFARWAVKYAALLNLVWFLPLALLVRKARQLREQESRG
- a CDS encoding phosphotransferase, with protein sequence MTETALPIRAATETAIAHGITPDRCDILQNSSTLVLRLTGTLVARVVQDTGGPRQGTEWFARENAIAHHLTANGAPVIPLHAELPPGPHEHLGYPMNFWQFVTRIDTEPDPQEIGRTLRQCHDIMSRFAEPLPHLAIITESLAILHDRELFAQDVQQMLRDHLTHSIEALNQRPHQPLHGDAHMGNLMNTTRGLLWTDWEDTFSGPVEWDVASIIWNAQILEQDHDTVKKICDAYCEAGGVIDAGTLQQCLIARAAVITAWYPILYPNPNADRQEKLARRIEWLQQRAVV
- the tsaA gene encoding tRNA (N6-threonylcarbamoyladenosine(37)-N6)-methyltransferase TrmO — encoded protein: MISLNVIATLRTCYTDKFGVPRQPGLVPSAWGIIEFEPAYRRAEAVRGIEEFSHLWLITQFHLVQEEPTSLTVRPPRLGGNQKRGVFATRSPFRPNRLTLSVVKLDRVELEGTTGPRLFVSGVDLVDGTPILDIKPYIRYADSIPEARSGFADVAPQRLPVQWDCESRVPDDVRLIIDESLALQPQPAYHEDDAREYATEIAGWRVRWAATTAGARVKSCEWVG
- a CDS encoding 3-keto-disaccharide hydrolase codes for the protein MHRTLFCLLSLAITLPLAAEDKAPAPPEGFTPIFNGKDLSGWSGGSTWWSVEDGCLTGVTDGKLDFNRFITWKEGKVKNFELRVKVKVTKGGNSGLQYRGQERPDLGEWVVTGYQCDVVPDKDDYNGMLYEERGRRILAHTGEKVIIDTQAQPWVVGKLPIQSFPSEQWHDYRVLVEGNHHQHWIDGVQTVDVIDLDEKGRALEGVIAVQVHRGPPMKIQYKDFLLKHLPDDLPLVTPAQAPVPTDAVKVVPQGGPPKKAAK
- the sorB gene encoding SorB family sulfite dehydrogenase c-type cytochrome subunit, with the translated sequence MNKTFLCLLFTVASAACVFSADKAAVAGEPDFSSFVWPVETGTYKPGTGAELAQSLCITCHSTEYVTTQPPLPRKFWEATVKKMKEKYAAPLPEDNAALIDYLTSAYGAK
- the sorA gene encoding SorA family sulfite dehydrogenase catalytic subunit, producing MIQNARSSRRQFLSQASAAVAGLGLGRAGAAGKVTLPFANGERQMMQFPQKRPLILLTTRPPQLETPMEVFKEVITPNDAFFVRYHLANVPRSVDAAAFRLEVKGLVDKPLQLSLKDLKTQYEQVEVVAVNQCSGNSRGFFQPRVGGGQLGNGAMGNARWRGVRLKDVLAKAGVQAGAKQVVCNGLDTPVLPQTPDFIKALEMDHALDGEILLAYEMNGEPLPLLNGYPLRLVVPGYYGTYWVKHLNELNVVKDVFDGFFMATGYRIATTPGGCVEPGTTPTSTVPITRFKVRSFLTSHLDGAQVQAGVVTQLSGIAFDHGAGITEVAVSDDGGRTWQSAELGKDLGRYSFRPWTFAWKPQKKGPCELKVRAVNRIGESQAMEPLWNPQGYMRNVVETTHVTVA
- a CDS encoding amidohydrolase family protein (catalyzes the formation of N-carbamoyl-L-aspartate from (S)-dihydroorotate in pyrimidine biosynthesis) gives rise to the protein MKSRQTAEKRSEVFALLSCHLQTSRYGKTMTITLPKWFDLHTHFRQGPAMAAYVKAHLDMGCAGALAMPNTQPPVARVSGPAQADAWSIEGYSAELRAAGAASFEQLIVPLYLTRQTTTAMIAEGAASGLLRACKYYPPHGTTNSEHGMPMDDLIGSEVLRAMEDHGIVLCIHGEQHALSGPDYIDAQQNAETRFYTERMPRLLEAHPRLRIVCEHITTRTAAEFVAAAPEHVGATITPQHLLYTLGHLIQGLKYHLYCLPIVKFQDDRAALRQAVTRAGQAKFFAGTDSAPHTTKATACGCAAGCFTGGCAPQLYAMAFEEAGVDFSTAVGQAMFEHFLCLNGPAFYGFPASQQKFTMEKAPQKMELLETPAGPVTPLPVGLSLELTWSLVG